One stretch of Schlesneria sp. DSM 10557 DNA includes these proteins:
- a CDS encoding DUF1559 domain-containing protein yields the protein MQSRLSARRSAFTLIELLVVIAIIAVLIALLLPAVQQAREAARRTQCRNNLKQLGLALHNYESTASCLPPTAVVVRLPNNTLWTSYLGPHARILPFIDQGNTFNAMNVNSSYGDTFNTAAVGRVAKGFLCPSEPNSQPQQHATFGPIGGVNYGFSMGDWYVWGGPDGGPPTRSAFGVNLRRRFADITDGLSSTLFMSEVKNYTPYVRDCGPLANINTPDNIPGPDADPQTVVPEYLAGGCSFFLNAHSQWAEMAVHHNGFTTAWPPNKVTPGGPGNAYPDVDINSQRERVGGPTYAAITSRSHHIGGVHSLMGDGAVRFVSSSVDGGIWRALGTVAGSEVLSGDSY from the coding sequence ATGCAAAGCCGTCTTTCTGCGAGACGTTCCGCCTTCACGCTGATCGAGTTGCTGGTGGTGATTGCCATCATTGCGGTGCTGATTGCCCTGTTGCTGCCTGCCGTCCAGCAGGCCCGCGAGGCCGCCCGCAGAACCCAGTGCCGAAACAACCTGAAGCAACTGGGCCTCGCGCTGCACAACTACGAATCCACGGCCAGTTGCCTTCCTCCGACTGCCGTTGTCGTCCGGTTGCCCAACAACACATTGTGGACCAGTTACCTGGGACCGCATGCACGCATCCTGCCGTTTATCGATCAGGGGAACACGTTCAACGCCATGAATGTGAACTCCTCCTACGGAGACACCTTTAACACAGCCGCTGTTGGGCGAGTCGCAAAGGGATTTCTCTGCCCGAGCGAACCGAACAGTCAGCCCCAGCAGCACGCCACGTTCGGCCCCATCGGTGGAGTTAACTATGGATTCAGCATGGGTGACTGGTATGTCTGGGGAGGCCCTGATGGTGGTCCACCCACGCGGTCTGCCTTCGGCGTCAATTTACGAAGACGATTCGCAGACATCACCGATGGACTCAGCAGTACGCTATTCATGTCCGAAGTGAAGAACTACACCCCCTATGTCCGTGACTGTGGTCCTCTTGCCAACATCAACACTCCAGACAACATCCCCGGACCTGACGCCGACCCGCAGACGGTCGTGCCCGAGTACCTGGCCGGGGGCTGCTCGTTCTTCCTGAATGCTCATTCGCAGTGGGCAGAAATGGCCGTGCATCACAACGGATTCACCACCGCCTGGCCGCCAAATAAAGTGACCCCCGGCGGACCTGGTAACGCTTATCCTGACGTTGACATTAACAGCCAGCGTGAACGGGTGGGGGGGCCGACCTATGCCGCAATCACTTCACGCAGCCACCACATCGGAGGTGTCCACTCACTAATGGGGGACGGTGCCGTCCGATTTGTTTCGTCGTCTGTCGACGGGGGGATCTGGCGTGCGCTTGGCACCGTCGCGGGGTCAGAAGTCCTCTCAGGGGATTCTTACTAA
- a CDS encoding DUF1559 domain-containing protein encodes MTCFQSGRRARGFTLIELLVVIAIIAVLIALLLPAVQQAREAARRTQCKNNLKQFGLAMHNYESSFRMFPMASAQLSSSQGFSPQARLLPYFDQANLQSLLDFSQPAFTGPFNALVPNPAFVTAFATPLTLMLCPSDPVPSQTHGNGGFVYGGTNYMVSYGSSTRTNYDLRWPTDGVVYENSSVGFQSITDGVSNTVMMSEAIRSVGATVTLPPGTLPPFNYRLTLNGSSGVSSALQPVPGLAASGSWSGFTNSAGMIFNPDLDDIWPSMTTWRGPADGTMRGRGVSWAHSGALSTLTNGYNTPNSRIPDVVTHFTGFFGPRSMHTGGAHLLMGDGAVRFVSDNIDEALHRGLHSRNGGEVTGEF; translated from the coding sequence ATGACTTGCTTTCAAAGTGGCCGGCGTGCTCGCGGGTTCACTCTTATCGAGCTTCTCGTCGTGATTGCCATCATTGCAGTCCTGATCGCGTTGTTGCTGCCTGCCGTTCAGCAGGCCCGCGAGGCGGCACGTCGGACCCAATGTAAAAATAATCTGAAGCAGTTCGGGCTGGCCATGCATAACTACGAGAGCAGTTTTCGTATGTTTCCGATGGCGAGTGCCCAGCTATCCAGCTCGCAGGGATTTTCACCACAGGCACGCCTGCTGCCTTATTTCGATCAGGCGAATCTGCAGTCACTACTCGATTTCAGCCAGCCGGCATTTACTGGTCCCTTCAATGCGCTGGTTCCGAATCCGGCATTCGTGACGGCATTCGCGACGCCGCTCACCCTGATGTTGTGTCCCAGTGACCCTGTACCATCACAGACCCATGGAAACGGCGGGTTTGTTTATGGAGGAACGAACTACATGGTCAGTTACGGCAGTTCGACACGGACCAACTATGACTTGCGCTGGCCGACGGACGGTGTTGTCTATGAAAACTCAAGCGTCGGTTTTCAGAGCATTACGGATGGCGTGTCCAATACCGTAATGATGAGCGAAGCAATACGCAGCGTCGGAGCCACCGTGACACTTCCTCCGGGGACACTTCCCCCCTTCAATTATCGTCTGACATTGAATGGGTCATCGGGTGTCAGTTCGGCGCTGCAACCCGTGCCTGGGCTGGCCGCTTCCGGAAGCTGGTCCGGGTTCACGAATAGCGCGGGAATGATCTTCAACCCCGACCTCGACGACATCTGGCCGAGCATGACCACCTGGCGCGGACCGGCGGACGGGACGATGCGAGGGCGAGGTGTCTCATGGGCGCATTCCGGTGCACTCAGCACACTCACGAATGGCTACAACACGCCCAACAGTCGCATTCCTGACGTTGTCACGCACTTCACGGGATTCTTCGGTCCCCGCAGCATGCACACAGGGGGAGCCCATCTTCTGATGGGGGATGGAGCGGTCCGATTCGTCAGCGACAACATCGACGAAGCACTGCATCGCGGTCTGCACAGTCGGAATGGAGGCGAAGTGACCGGTGAGTTCTAA
- a CDS encoding ROK family protein — protein MNEALTENRVWVGFDLGGTKMNAMLFDSKFDVLGRRRKKSRGSEGADAGVGRIINSITKLLEDAGHKKEMLGGIGIGCPGPLNLEEGVILELPNLGWKNVPLKKTLEKEFGCPVFVCNDVDAGLYGEYRFGAAVGSRTALGVFPGTGIGGAMIYDGRIFRGRTGSCLEIGHVPVDSDGPLCGCGRRGCLEAIASRLALSAEIAKAAYRGQAPNILRAAGTDLTNIRSGTIKDAIEAGDKIVDDILREGARQIGLVLAGTVNLLAPDMIVLGGGLVEALPKLFVDEVSKTLANRVMPSYLKTYDIKVAKLGDDAGSMGAAAWARQCVEEA, from the coding sequence ATGAACGAAGCGCTGACCGAAAACAGGGTCTGGGTTGGATTCGACCTTGGCGGCACGAAGATGAACGCCATGCTTTTCGATAGCAAGTTTGACGTACTGGGACGTCGGCGCAAGAAAAGTCGCGGCTCGGAAGGGGCAGACGCGGGTGTCGGTCGCATCATCAACAGCATTACCAAACTTCTGGAAGACGCCGGTCACAAAAAAGAGATGCTGGGCGGAATCGGGATTGGCTGCCCGGGGCCCCTCAATCTTGAAGAGGGTGTGATCCTCGAGCTTCCTAATCTCGGGTGGAAGAATGTTCCACTGAAGAAGACGCTGGAGAAAGAATTTGGTTGTCCCGTCTTCGTCTGCAACGATGTCGATGCCGGGCTGTACGGTGAATATCGGTTTGGGGCGGCGGTCGGCTCGCGGACAGCCCTTGGCGTCTTTCCCGGCACCGGGATCGGCGGGGCGATGATTTACGACGGCAGAATTTTTCGTGGTCGCACAGGCAGTTGTCTGGAAATCGGACATGTCCCGGTCGATTCCGATGGTCCGCTTTGTGGCTGTGGCCGACGTGGCTGTCTGGAAGCGATTGCCAGTCGTCTGGCGTTGTCAGCCGAGATCGCGAAAGCAGCCTACCGCGGTCAGGCTCCGAACATTCTGCGCGCTGCCGGAACCGATCTGACCAATATTCGCAGCGGCACCATCAAGGATGCGATTGAAGCGGGAGACAAAATCGTCGACGACATCCTCAGGGAAGGGGCACGCCAAATCGGATTGGTACTCGCCGGGACCGTGAACCTGCTGGCGCCCGATATGATCGTTCTCGGGGGGGGACTCGTCGAAGCCCTGCCGAAATTGTTCGTGGACGAAGTGTCGAAGACGCTCGCAAACCGTGTGATGCCCTCGTACCTGAAGACCTACGATATCAAGGTTGCGAAACTGGGCGACGATGCCGGTTCGATGGGGGCCGCCGCCTGGGCTCGACAATGCGTTGAGGAAGCGTGA
- a CDS encoding CPXCG motif-containing cysteine-rich protein → MKILFLHGWNSVPGGVKPTYLKDHGHIVFNPALDDDDFRAAVQTAQAVYDQQRPDVVVGSSRGGAVALNIQSGSTPLVLLCPAWKRWGTAKSVKSNALILHSRRDDVIPFTESEELIRNSGLPRDVLLEVGNDHRLADESSLGVMLWGCELLTSQEQLPMLDETLMAGTETSGDVTYICDACGEEIVIPLDRTEGTHQTYVEDCPVCCRANQIHITIDEDGTVQVAAQPEQDYEEH, encoded by the coding sequence ATGAAGATTCTCTTTTTACACGGTTGGAATTCGGTCCCTGGCGGTGTGAAACCGACGTATCTCAAAGATCACGGGCACATCGTGTTCAATCCGGCTCTGGACGACGACGACTTTCGCGCGGCAGTACAGACGGCTCAGGCCGTCTATGATCAGCAGCGGCCTGACGTTGTCGTCGGATCGTCGCGTGGTGGCGCCGTCGCCTTGAACATCCAGTCAGGCAGTACGCCACTCGTACTTCTCTGCCCGGCCTGGAAGCGGTGGGGGACAGCGAAATCAGTGAAGTCCAATGCACTGATTCTCCATTCGAGAAGGGATGACGTCATCCCGTTCACCGAATCCGAGGAATTGATCCGGAATAGTGGTCTGCCGAGAGACGTACTGCTGGAGGTGGGGAATGATCATCGGCTGGCCGATGAATCGTCACTGGGTGTGATGCTCTGGGGGTGCGAACTTCTCACCTCGCAGGAACAGTTGCCGATGCTCGATGAGACGTTGATGGCCGGCACGGAAACTTCAGGGGATGTCACGTATATCTGCGATGCCTGCGGTGAGGAAATTGTGATCCCTCTCGACCGCACGGAAGGGACTCATCAGACGTACGTCGAGGATTGTCCCGTCTGCTGCCGGGCCAATCAGATCCACATCACGATCGACGAGGACGGGACGGTTCAAGTCGCGGCACAGCCGGAACAGGACTATGAAGAGCACTGA